Proteins encoded by one window of Venturia canescens isolate UGA chromosome 2, ASM1945775v1, whole genome shotgun sequence:
- the LOC122405714 gene encoding proton-coupled amino acid transporter-like protein CG1139: MCSTPRATIPLLVGVVERREMNKNIIIAFTILTPFVTVGIFRELRLATPKKSLIPKPVDIPLSEAPTPREDTEESYDPWAHRSERKFVSDLGSFANLVKSAAGTGLFAIPNAFACVGMLLGIVGTIVMGILITVSLQLLMRTHYLMCKRDKSPTLNYDRLVSVTLTSGVLKGRISPECITLIIDVAMLACYLGIGAVYVVFVSGIVQECIDMEKTINQAFYSLIIFPLFLLMNLIKGLNNFAPISMIANGLLVVSAIVGTIYAVKEGNGKWVLIEKNVSSYPKFIGTAFFSMCSPGLVLAIDHSMKNPWNYTKFCGVLNWGMGFLIGLHVIVGSVVYAQWGSDSLANFIRNHPEHHAGTFSVLVMQGVAIYLSYGLQCYMPISILYDDYAVPSLQDGACKGSRYFWNLLVRFGVTAITCTLAAAIPQLHLFTSLVGALCVATLGTIIPAILYIVSQYGSFGRFGWRLIVALVVLCIGFFAMACGTLSSAILIIRYLEYG; this comes from the exons ATGTGTTCAACCCCTAGAGCCACAATACCG TTGTTGGTTGGTGTTGTCGAGAGGAGGGAAATGAATAAGAATATAATAATAGCTTTTACAATACTGACGCCCTTCGTTACTGTGG GAATATTCAGGGAATTGAGACT ggcAACTCCGAAGAAATCCCTAATTCCAAAACCCGTGGACATTCCTCTGAGCGAGGCGCCAACGCCACGGGAAGACACTGAGGAATCCTACGATCCCTGGGCACATCGAAGTGAACGAAAATTCGTTTC TGATCTTGGCTCCTTCGCTAATTTGGTAAAGAGCGCCGCTGGTACCGGTCTCTTTGCAATACCAAATGCATTCGCCTGTGTTGGAATGCTCCTCGGAATAGTCGGTACCATCGTCATGGGAATTCTCATTACTGTTTCTCTCCAACTGCTCATGAGAACGCATTACCTCATGTGCAAACGCGACAAAAGTCCGACCTTAAATTACGACAGATTGGTTTCAGTCACACTAACCTCTGGTGTTCTCAAAGGTCGAATATCGCCGGAATGTATAAC aCTGATAATCGACGTAGCAATGCTCGCCTGCTACCTCGGCATCGGCGCCGTTTACGTTGTCTTCGTCTCTGGAATCGTCCAAGAATGCATCGACATGGAAAAAACCATAAATCAGGCCTTCTACTCCTTAATTATATTCCCCTTGTTTCTCCTGATGAATTTGATCAAAGGATTGAACAATTTTGCACCAATTTCTATGATCGCAAATGGACTTTTAGTCGTATCTGCCATCGTCGGCACCATATACGCTGTCAAGGAAGGAAATGGAAAATGGGTTCTCATCGAAAAGAACGTTTCTTCGTATCCGAAATTTATTGGAACTGCTTTTTTCAGCATGTGCTCGCCGGGATTG GTTTTAGCGATAGACCACAGTATGAAAAACCCATGGAACTATACGAAATTTTGTGGAGTACTGAATTGGGGAATGGGTTTCTTGATAGGTTTGCACGTGATCGTCGGTTCTGTGGTATACGCTCAATGGGGGTCCGATTCACTggcgaatttcattcgcaacCATCCTGAGCATCACGC TGGAACATTCTCGGTGCTGGTGATGCAAGGAGTCGCGATATATTTGTCGTACGGTTTGCAGTGTTACATGCCAATATCGATCCTCTACGATGACTACGCGGTTCCATCGCTCCAGGATGGGGCCTGCAAGGGATCGCGCTATTTCTGGAATCTATTAGTTCGTTTCGGGGTGACCGCTATCACAT GTACTCTAGCAGCAGCTATCCCGCAACTTCATCTCTTCACTAGTCTCGTGGGAGCTCTGTGCGTTGCAACGCTCGGGACGATAATTCCTGCAATTCTTTACATAGTCAGTCAATACGGTAGCTTCGGTCGATTCGGCTGGCGTTTGATTGTCGCGTTGGTCGTTCTGTGCATCGGTTTTTTTGCGATGGCTTGCGGTACGCTGTCGAGTGCTATTTTGATAATACGCTATTTGGAATACGGGTGA